The Janthinobacterium lividum genome has a window encoding:
- a CDS encoding GNAT family N-acetyltransferase, with product MSTYAIRTLRRDDAAPLLAFEQANRTWFERHIDRRPDDFYSVDGIRAHVSQFLDEHAQGRMHPCVIVDEHGQLIGRANLKDIDGQAQTAEVGYRIGEQQAGKGLATAALRHLIDLAQDEWQLQRLCAYAIDGNAASIRVLERCGFVQGTAVPDIATVAGIIVDGHAYALNLRAAGVTALPVDNKVVVYD from the coding sequence ATGAGCACATACGCAATCCGCACCCTGCGCCGGGACGACGCCGCGCCACTGCTGGCCTTCGAGCAAGCCAACCGGACCTGGTTCGAGCGCCATATCGACCGGCGCCCGGACGATTTTTACAGTGTTGACGGCATCCGGGCGCACGTCTCGCAATTCCTGGACGAGCACGCACAGGGACGCATGCACCCCTGCGTCATCGTGGACGAGCACGGACAATTGATCGGACGCGCCAACCTCAAGGATATAGACGGGCAGGCGCAAACGGCCGAAGTCGGCTACCGCATTGGCGAGCAACAAGCGGGCAAGGGCCTGGCCACGGCCGCGCTGCGCCACCTGATTGACCTGGCGCAAGACGAATGGCAGCTTCAACGCCTGTGCGCCTACGCCATCGATGGCAATGCGGCGTCGATCCGCGTGCTGGAACGCTGCGGTTTCGTGCAGGGAACGGCCGTGCCCGATATCGCCACCGTGGCGGGAATCATCGTCGATGGCCATGCCTATGCGTTGAATTTGCGGGCGGCTGGCGTGACGGCGCTTCCCGTCGACAACAAGGTCGTAGTATATGATTAA
- a CDS encoding citrate synthase produces MNNDLSALDAARLLGVSLPTLYSYVSRGLLASVSNGASRRKRYPQEDVLRLAARKSDAKRGGQAAVAAMHWGLPVLETQISHILDGRLLYRGCDATALAQHATLEAAASLLWDDGASDYFQQDPPALPQGLAGAPDATPLARAMLAMAMLACKPATMPATMLQSGPAVIRILAAALLQTAPSAQPLHGQLAQAWQADAEQAELLRAALVLLADHELNASTFAVRCVASTGASLPAALGAGLAALSGDKHGGGSAAARRMLTQALAAPDARAAIGAYYTTIAPEFSGFGHPLYPHGDPRAAYLMDRLAALSNEPPQLGAILAVCAMAGELLDAKPNADLALAAMELAFGWPEGAGMSVFALARSAGWIAHAAEQAASAAMIRPRARYVGRHQRD; encoded by the coding sequence ATGAACAACGATCTGTCCGCTCTTGACGCGGCGCGCCTCTTGGGCGTCAGCCTGCCCACCCTGTACTCCTATGTGAGCCGGGGCCTGCTGGCCTCCGTCAGCAATGGAGCGTCGCGCCGCAAGCGCTATCCGCAGGAAGACGTGCTGCGCCTGGCGGCGCGCAAAAGTGACGCCAAGCGGGGCGGCCAGGCGGCCGTGGCCGCCATGCACTGGGGCTTGCCCGTGCTGGAGACGCAGATTTCCCACATTCTCGATGGCCGACTGCTGTACCGGGGCTGCGATGCCACGGCGCTGGCGCAGCACGCGACCCTGGAAGCGGCCGCCAGTCTGCTGTGGGACGATGGCGCAAGCGATTATTTTCAGCAAGATCCTCCTGCCCTGCCGCAAGGGCTGGCCGGCGCGCCGGACGCGACGCCGCTGGCGCGCGCCATGCTTGCCATGGCCATGCTGGCGTGCAAACCTGCGACTATGCCCGCAACCATGCTGCAATCCGGCCCGGCCGTGATCCGCATCCTCGCCGCCGCCCTTCTGCAGACGGCGCCGTCTGCCCAGCCCCTGCACGGGCAGCTGGCCCAGGCATGGCAAGCCGACGCGGAGCAGGCTGAATTGCTGCGCGCGGCGCTGGTGTTGCTGGCCGACCATGAATTGAATGCGTCGACCTTTGCCGTGCGCTGCGTCGCGTCGACGGGCGCCAGCCTGCCTGCCGCACTGGGCGCCGGGTTGGCGGCCTTGTCCGGCGACAAGCACGGCGGCGGCAGCGCGGCGGCCCGGCGCATGTTGACGCAGGCGCTGGCAGCGCCAGACGCCAGAGCCGCCATCGGCGCTTATTACACGACCATCGCGCCGGAATTCTCCGGCTTCGGCCATCCGCTGTATCCGCACGGTGACCCGCGCGCTGCCTATTTGATGGACCGTTTGGCAGCGCTGTCGAACGAGCCCCCGCAGCTGGGCGCCATCCTGGCCGTCTGCGCCATGGCAGGAGAATTGCTGGACGCCAAGCCGAACGCGGACCTTGCGCTGGCCGCCATGGAGCTGGCGTTCGGCTGGCCCGAGGGCGCGGGCATGAGCGTGTTTGCGCTGGCCCGTTCAGCCGGCTGGATCGCGCACGCGGCCGAGCAAGCCGCCAGTGCGGCCATGATCCGTCCCCGCGCCCGCTACGTGGGACGCCACCAACGCGACTAA
- a CDS encoding MarR family winged helix-turn-helix transcriptional regulator, which yields MRTNTSPQPDRPDTAAACPLGERSPRLFNLLNLARQNLFRSADAVFTSELGFSGTQVVALFALKGEEGCQLKDLGRALQLKNSAVTGLVARMEENGLIVRGQSALDARAGTLHMSPKGGEVLAAALPLLDSLNEQLKQGFSEEELAVVARFLLHASRLRFQQDV from the coding sequence ATGCGTACCAATACCTCCCCCCAGCCCGACCGTCCCGATACCGCAGCCGCCTGCCCGCTGGGCGAGCGTTCGCCGCGCCTGTTCAATCTGCTCAACCTGGCGCGGCAGAACCTGTTTCGCTCGGCCGATGCCGTGTTCACCAGCGAATTGGGCTTTTCCGGCACGCAAGTGGTCGCCCTGTTTGCCCTGAAGGGCGAGGAAGGTTGCCAATTAAAGGATCTGGGGCGGGCGCTGCAATTGAAAAACTCGGCCGTCACGGGTCTGGTGGCGCGCATGGAAGAGAACGGCCTGATCGTGCGCGGCCAGTCGGCGCTCGACGCACGCGCCGGCACCCTGCACATGTCGCCCAAGGGCGGCGAGGTATTGGCCGCCGCCCTGCCCCTGCTCGACAGCCTGAATGAACAACTGAAGCAAGGTTTCAGCGAAGAAGAACTGGCCGTCGTCGCCCGCTTCCTGCTGCACGCTTCGCGCCTGCGTTTCCAGCAAGACGTCTGA
- a CDS encoding PaaI family thioesterase has translation MHPKDMTGLQLMQAFAQGLFPRPGISKTMPMDAHTVEHGRVIFTAMANETHTNPMGGVHGGFAATVLDTVTGCATHTVLPAGESYGTTDLNIKMCRPLPFNVTVYAEGKVINAGRNLVISEGTIRDEAGKVYAHATATCMIIRPREQAAA, from the coding sequence ATGCACCCGAAAGACATGACCGGCTTGCAACTGATGCAAGCTTTCGCGCAAGGCCTGTTTCCCCGGCCCGGCATTTCCAAGACCATGCCCATGGATGCCCACACGGTCGAGCACGGCAGAGTCATCTTCACGGCGATGGCGAATGAAACGCATACCAATCCCATGGGCGGCGTGCATGGTGGTTTCGCCGCCACCGTGCTCGACACGGTCACGGGTTGCGCCACGCACACGGTCTTGCCGGCCGGCGAAAGCTATGGCACGACCGACCTGAACATCAAGATGTGCCGTCCCCTGCCCTTCAACGTGACGGTCTATGCGGAAGGCAAAGTCATCAATGCGGGCCGCAACCTGGTCATTTCGGAAGGCACGATCCGCGACGAGGCCGGTAAAGTATATGCGCACGCAACGGCCACCTGCATGATCATCCGCCCCCGGGAGCAGGCGGCTGCATGA
- a CDS encoding GNAT family N-acetyltransferase: MIRHGTIEEAWQVLQAIPEFDQRRSLAQLQDRLPAGALILIAEADGQPVGFKLGYASEDGSFYSWLGGVLPAHRKTGLAQQLLDSQEAWASTHRFAAITVKSMNRYPSMLRLLIRNGYYIRAVEHFGDQAKERIHFNKPLS; encoded by the coding sequence ATGATTCGGCACGGCACCATCGAGGAAGCCTGGCAGGTGCTGCAGGCGATTCCCGAATTCGACCAGCGGCGCAGCCTGGCACAGTTACAGGACCGGCTGCCTGCCGGCGCGCTGATCCTGATCGCGGAAGCGGACGGCCAGCCCGTCGGTTTCAAGCTGGGATATGCCTCCGAGGATGGCTCCTTCTATAGCTGGCTCGGCGGCGTGCTGCCCGCGCACCGCAAGACGGGGCTGGCACAGCAGTTGCTGGACAGCCAGGAAGCCTGGGCCAGTACACACCGTTTTGCGGCCATCACGGTGAAATCGATGAACCGCTATCCTTCCATGCTGCGCTTGCTGATCCGCAATGGCTATTACATACGCGCCGTCGAGCACTTCGGCGACCAGGCAAAGGAACGCATCCACTTCAACAAGCCGTTATCTTAG
- a CDS encoding DUF6882 domain-containing protein, producing the protein MFQKILAAFGMSALKTPAVATDRTAMEFIEAAKHGLMQQTSAHATTWHLGEEDRWSADLDDGTITLHFKNGIVASASIQVVGTYNRSDGTFLWGWDHPSVPENLRHHAQLVQAWGDENKITAFTTRTVQCSEDDAWAFAAVANRLGNANGVYRGPDGTALVFMTFGEIQLKTSDPC; encoded by the coding sequence ATGTTTCAGAAAATACTTGCCGCTTTCGGCATGTCTGCACTAAAGACACCTGCAGTAGCAACGGATCGCACAGCGATGGAATTCATTGAGGCCGCGAAACACGGCTTGATGCAGCAGACTTCAGCTCATGCAACTACCTGGCACCTAGGGGAGGAGGACCGTTGGTCTGCTGATCTGGATGACGGTACGATCACATTGCATTTTAAAAACGGTATAGTCGCGAGCGCGTCGATTCAGGTCGTTGGCACCTATAACAGGTCGGATGGGACGTTCCTTTGGGGATGGGATCATCCGTCGGTTCCCGAAAATTTACGTCACCACGCACAACTCGTGCAGGCGTGGGGCGATGAAAATAAAATAACGGCCTTCACTACACGGACAGTACAGTGCTCCGAAGACGACGCCTGGGCCTTTGCGGCAGTAGCGAACCGCTTAGGGAACGCCAATGGCGTATATCGTGGCCCAGATGGCACCGCATTGGTCTTTATGACTTTCGGAGAAATCCAGCTTAAAACTTCTGATCCCTGTTAA
- a CDS encoding CatB-related O-acetyltransferase, which produces MEGPDPNTTYPMPGFRQICFLKNIITRPNIEIGDYTYYDDPDGVSQFEDNVLYHFPFIGDHLRIGKFCALARGVKFIMNGANHQMNGISSYPFFIFGNGWETARPIEGELPYKGDTIIGNDVWIGYDTLIMPGVRIGDGAIIAARSVVTADIPPTPS; this is translated from the coding sequence ATGGAAGGTCCTGATCCAAACACCACATACCCGATGCCTGGGTTCCGGCAAATCTGTTTTCTAAAGAATATTATCACCCGTCCCAACATTGAAATCGGCGATTACACCTATTACGACGATCCCGACGGCGTAAGCCAGTTTGAAGACAACGTCCTGTACCATTTCCCGTTCATCGGCGATCACCTAAGAATCGGCAAATTCTGCGCTCTCGCGCGTGGGGTGAAGTTCATCATGAACGGCGCCAACCATCAAATGAACGGGATTTCAAGCTATCCCTTCTTCATTTTTGGCAATGGCTGGGAAACTGCACGCCCAATCGAGGGCGAATTGCCATATAAGGGCGATACGATTATCGGCAACGACGTTTGGATCGGCTACGACACGCTCATCATGCCTGGGGTACGGATCGGCGATGGCGCTATCATCGCCGCGCGCTCGGTTGTCACCGCCGACATTCCCCCTACGCCATCGTAG
- a CDS encoding cysteine hydrolase family protein, with translation MTTLLIIDMQVGMTWPKAEVRNNHQAEDTIARLLRDWRLRKAPVVHVRHISRTPGSPFWPGQPGVEFQPKLSPLAHEHVVEKNVPDAFINTGLDRWLHARGESSIVIVGVSTNNSVESTARTAGNLGFKTFVVSDGTYAYAKTDFNGVARSADEVHAMALANLDGEYATIIRSGDALNVAHSLV, from the coding sequence ATGACGACCCTTTTAATCATTGACATGCAAGTTGGAATGACCTGGCCTAAAGCTGAGGTTCGGAATAATCACCAAGCAGAGGACACGATTGCTAGGCTTCTGAGGGATTGGCGGCTTCGAAAAGCGCCAGTGGTTCACGTTCGCCACATCTCTAGAACGCCCGGTTCGCCGTTTTGGCCCGGCCAACCTGGTGTAGAGTTTCAACCGAAGTTGTCGCCATTGGCGCATGAGCATGTGGTCGAGAAGAATGTGCCGGATGCCTTCATCAATACCGGTCTTGACCGCTGGCTTCATGCGCGCGGAGAATCAAGTATCGTCATCGTCGGAGTAAGCACCAATAATTCCGTGGAGAGTACAGCGCGGACCGCAGGCAATCTAGGCTTCAAAACCTTCGTTGTATCAGACGGTACGTATGCATATGCGAAAACCGATTTCAACGGGGTAGCGCGTTCTGCCGACGAGGTTCACGCGATGGCGCTTGCTAATCTAGATGGTGAGTATGCGACAATTATTCGCTCGGGCGATGCACTGAATGTGGCGCATTCTCTGGTATAA
- a CDS encoding AraC family transcriptional regulator: MDRKQNQPVTDWVIRSIQPGSVERIEAWFGSHGYDPHRHDTYSIGRTLAGVQSFHYKGSLCHGVPGNTLVLHPDELHDGMAGTESGFRYRMAYVDPALIQNILGGQPLPFITGGVSNDPRLYHASEAFVQAVDKPLEMLEEQDALYDLAMALRAVGGKHVGRKHLDYRSAERARAFIMEHLHLNITLEMLEHASGRERWSLSRDFRALYGTSPYRFVTQRRLDRFRRLVLDGFKLVDATLAAGFHDQSHMTRHFKRCYGVSPVRWLERLRAAR; the protein is encoded by the coding sequence ATGGACAGAAAACAAAACCAGCCTGTCACCGACTGGGTCATCAGAAGCATTCAACCCGGCAGCGTGGAACGTATCGAAGCGTGGTTCGGCAGCCATGGCTACGACCCGCACCGCCACGACACCTACTCGATTGGTCGCACTCTTGCTGGCGTGCAGAGCTTTCACTACAAAGGATCGCTGTGCCATGGCGTGCCAGGCAACACGCTCGTGCTTCACCCTGACGAACTGCATGACGGAATGGCTGGTACCGAGTCAGGCTTTCGCTACCGCATGGCTTACGTTGACCCTGCATTAATTCAGAACATTCTGGGTGGGCAACCTTTGCCCTTTATAACAGGTGGGGTCTCGAACGATCCACGCCTGTACCATGCCAGCGAAGCCTTTGTGCAGGCGGTGGATAAACCATTGGAAATGCTGGAAGAACAAGATGCTCTCTATGACCTAGCAATGGCTTTGCGTGCCGTCGGGGGCAAGCACGTTGGCCGTAAACACCTGGATTACCGCTCAGCCGAACGTGCTAGGGCGTTCATCATGGAACATCTGCACCTGAACATTACCCTGGAGATGCTCGAACATGCCAGTGGGCGTGAACGCTGGAGCCTGTCACGAGATTTCAGGGCTCTCTACGGCACTAGCCCCTACCGCTTCGTGACCCAACGGCGCTTGGACCGCTTCCGCAGGCTAGTCCTAGACGGATTCAAACTGGTTGATGCTACCCTTGCTGCTGGCTTCCACGATCAAAGCCACATGACCCGCCACTTCAAGCGCTGCTACGGCGTATCTCCTGTACGTTGGTTGGAACGCTTGCGTGCCGCACGCTAA
- a CDS encoding cupin domain-containing protein — protein MSETRHQHASLPVNLAQKASLIEQQWSPRVVAELNDYQIKVVRIEGEFIWHSHPETDEAFLVLEGILRIDLPEGCVHVNAGELYVVPRGVEHRTAAQGEAKLMMIEPRGILNTGHEGGEKTALNDVWI, from the coding sequence ATGTCTGAGACCCGTCACCAACACGCATCGCTCCCCGTAAACCTGGCGCAAAAAGCTTCGCTTATCGAACAGCAGTGGAGTCCTAGAGTTGTCGCGGAACTGAACGACTACCAAATTAAGGTTGTGCGGATCGAAGGCGAATTCATATGGCACTCTCACCCGGAGACCGACGAAGCGTTTCTTGTGCTGGAAGGTATTTTGCGTATCGATTTGCCAGAAGGCTGCGTCCATGTGAATGCGGGTGAGTTATACGTGGTGCCACGTGGCGTGGAGCATAGAACTGCTGCACAGGGCGAAGCTAAATTGATGATGATCGAACCACGAGGCATTTTGAATACGGGGCACGAGGGTGGGGAGAAAACGGCCCTGAATGATGTATGGATATGA
- a CDS encoding tyrosine-type recombinase/integrase, giving the protein MPDLPLSKRRIAPSKNATIAAIRLHGALIDAELAARHQAFLAAATSDNTRRTYRSAIRHFQVWGGALPADESTVIRYLMAYADSLNVRTLALRLTALSQWHVYQGFADPASTPTVRKTLAGIARLHGKPKKKAKALPLEDLELIVAKLAALGSVKALRDSALLQLGFFGGFRRSELVGLTLEDVSWEPQGMVITLPRSKTDQLGEGIVKAIPFGDGVCCPATALRAWLAAAHIRTGPLLRTVNQWGHVSVKALHASSINTILEGCARLAQLDYVPELSSHSLRRGMATSAHRAGADFQAIKRQGGWRHDGTVHGYIEEAGRFEENAAGSLLKAKKKAAG; this is encoded by the coding sequence ATGCCCGATTTGCCCCTCTCGAAACGCCGTATTGCCCCTTCGAAAAACGCCACCATCGCTGCGATCCGGTTACACGGCGCCCTGATCGATGCGGAGCTGGCCGCGCGCCACCAGGCTTTTCTCGCCGCCGCCACCTCGGACAACACGCGCCGCACCTACCGTTCCGCCATCCGCCACTTCCAGGTATGGGGCGGGGCGCTGCCCGCCGACGAGTCCACCGTCATCCGCTATCTGATGGCGTATGCGGACAGCCTGAACGTCCGCACGCTGGCCCTGCGCCTGACGGCCCTGTCGCAATGGCATGTGTACCAGGGCTTCGCCGACCCGGCGTCCACGCCCACCGTGCGCAAGACCCTGGCCGGCATCGCCCGCCTGCACGGCAAGCCGAAGAAGAAGGCCAAGGCCTTGCCATTGGAAGACCTGGAGTTGATCGTCGCCAAGCTGGCCGCGCTGGGCAGCGTCAAGGCCTTGCGCGACAGCGCCTTGCTGCAACTGGGCTTTTTTGGCGGTTTTCGGCGCAGCGAACTGGTGGGATTGACCTTGGAAGACGTGAGCTGGGAGCCGCAGGGCATGGTGATCACCTTGCCCCGCTCGAAAACGGATCAGTTGGGGGAGGGCATCGTCAAGGCGATTCCGTTTGGCGACGGCGTCTGCTGTCCGGCCACGGCCCTGCGCGCCTGGCTGGCCGCGGCGCATATCCGCACGGGGCCGCTCTTGCGCACCGTCAATCAGTGGGGCCATGTGAGTGTGAAAGCGTTACACGCGAGCAGCATCAACACGATACTCGAAGGCTGCGCCAGGCTGGCTCAGCTCGATTACGTGCCGGAATTGTCGAGCCACAGCCTGCGCCGCGGCATGGCCACCAGCGCCCACCGGGCGGGCGCCGATTTCCAGGCCATCAAGCGCCAGGGCGGCTGGCGTCACGACGGCACGGTGCACGGCTATATAGAAGAGGCGGGGCGTTTCGAGGAAAATGCGGCTGGCAGCCTGTTAAAGGCAAAGAAGAAGGCGGCGGGCTGA
- a CDS encoding DNA-binding protein: MKAAQIVAADGRNPTVDSVREALGSTGSKSTIAPLLKRWKEEFQGAGAVKTEAGLPAELMEAMRGVYDKQQRDVAQQLETGMQQNRAELDAALEKLKKTEAERLKLTEVRAALTQELRATQHALAQLKEEHHFRAVTLATLHSDNAGLTQRLADRGEEIAALNRQLAQVRSQFDHYQEAAATQRSEERAQAQQRISRLEQDNAQLQQRLQGQQATLVQQDMRLAQLQAEQTRLSGAAAADREALATVRPERDQFEFQYLQAAASADALLAKLDTALLALNDAKVALAAQDRQLDMLAENAQASQQKSETLAQERDGLLRDNAGMAARLALLMDSKQKRDV; the protein is encoded by the coding sequence ATGAAAGCAGCCCAAATCGTCGCTGCCGATGGGCGCAATCCCACGGTCGACAGTGTGCGCGAAGCGCTGGGCAGCACAGGTAGCAAGAGCACCATCGCGCCCCTGCTCAAGCGCTGGAAGGAAGAGTTCCAGGGCGCGGGAGCCGTGAAAACGGAGGCGGGCTTGCCGGCCGAGCTGATGGAAGCGATGCGCGGCGTGTACGACAAGCAGCAGCGAGACGTGGCGCAGCAGCTGGAAACTGGCATGCAGCAAAACCGCGCCGAACTCGACGCGGCGCTGGAAAAGCTGAAAAAGACGGAAGCGGAACGCCTCAAGCTGACGGAGGTGCGCGCCGCCCTCACCCAGGAATTGCGCGCCACCCAGCATGCGCTGGCGCAACTGAAAGAAGAGCACCATTTCCGCGCCGTCACCCTGGCCACCTTGCACAGCGATAACGCGGGCCTGACACAGCGCCTGGCCGACCGCGGCGAGGAAATCGCCGCCCTGAACCGCCAGTTGGCGCAGGTGCGCTCGCAGTTCGACCATTACCAGGAAGCGGCCGCTACCCAGCGCAGCGAAGAGCGCGCGCAGGCGCAGCAACGGATCAGCCGGCTGGAACAGGATAACGCGCAGCTGCAGCAGCGTTTGCAAGGCCAGCAAGCGACCTTGGTGCAACAAGACATGCGCCTGGCACAGCTGCAGGCGGAGCAAACGCGCTTATCCGGCGCAGCGGCCGCCGACCGCGAAGCGCTGGCCACCGTGCGTCCCGAACGCGACCAGTTCGAATTTCAATATTTGCAGGCGGCCGCGTCCGCCGACGCCTTGCTGGCCAAGCTCGATACGGCCCTGCTGGCGCTGAACGACGCCAAGGTGGCGCTGGCCGCGCAAGACCGGCAGCTCGACATGCTGGCGGAAAACGCGCAAGCGTCGCAGCAAAAGTCGGAAACGCTGGCACAGGAACGCGACGGCTTGCTGCGCGACAATGCAGGCATGGCGGCCAGACTGGCCCTGCTCATGGATAGCAAGCAGAAGCGCGATGTTTGA
- a CDS encoding GNAT family N-acetyltransferase, which translates to MSSTPAMSLIRPYTSADTASCTAILALAGRDAFGPVADSAAFTAATQGEDVFVAERCGIVVGFAAVHTGDAPDYFLHHLYVHPAHSGLGIGAQLLAAVVARFGPHLSLKTQLSNTGARRFYARAGWVEEATDCGVDAIGAWIRVRYRARQGQ; encoded by the coding sequence ATGAGCAGCACACCAGCCATGAGCCTGATTCGTCCCTACACCAGCGCGGACACGGCGTCCTGCACCGCCATCCTGGCCCTGGCCGGGCGCGACGCCTTCGGCCCTGTCGCCGACAGCGCCGCGTTCACGGCGGCGACGCAGGGCGAAGATGTCTTCGTTGCCGAACGCTGCGGCATCGTCGTCGGCTTTGCCGCCGTGCACACGGGCGACGCCCCCGACTACTTCCTGCACCACCTGTACGTGCACCCGGCGCACAGCGGACTGGGCATCGGCGCGCAACTGCTGGCGGCCGTGGTGGCGCGCTTCGGTCCCCATCTGAGCCTGAAGACGCAGCTCAGCAATACGGGCGCGCGGCGCTTTTATGCGCGCGCGGGCTGGGTCGAAGAGGCGACGGACTGCGGCGTGGACGCCATCGGTGCGTGGATAAGAGTGCGCTACCGTGCCAGGCAGGGACAGTGA
- a CDS encoding DUF535 family protein, whose product MNDIALPLRHGAALPHPASGHRLKAALGALFFPRQRTRWQAFLGSMPGLHSLAQLHPCLRFKIYRPYASRQLGCTDRLALLEGHYRFLWQAGARALVERAARQPVVLAAFEGKDGAPYRLQLTAIHDSYREGELCLRLTRDGQAFYLASFLFLPRADGVSLQLGALQGLRSEAGKLAVKEATRALHGCRPKNLMVTALRDFGDFFACNNLFLISNDNRIALNARRRRHIAADYDLAWQELHALRMRDGNYHLPCTPYRAPDLADVPSKKRADARRRGELLQCMSADMRAQLAGLLEAPMTEN is encoded by the coding sequence ATGAACGACATCGCTTTACCCCTGCGCCACGGCGCCGCCCTGCCGCACCCCGCCAGCGGACACCGTCTGAAAGCGGCGCTGGGGGCCCTCTTCTTTCCCCGCCAGCGCACGCGCTGGCAAGCCTTCCTGGGCAGCATGCCCGGCTTGCATTCCCTGGCGCAGCTGCATCCTTGCCTGCGCTTCAAGATTTACCGGCCATACGCCTCGCGCCAGCTGGGCTGTACGGATCGCCTGGCCTTGCTGGAAGGGCATTACCGTTTCCTGTGGCAGGCCGGAGCGCGTGCCCTGGTCGAGCGCGCCGCGCGCCAACCCGTCGTACTGGCCGCGTTCGAAGGCAAGGATGGGGCGCCGTACCGCTTGCAGCTGACGGCCATCCACGACAGCTACCGCGAAGGCGAATTGTGCCTGCGCCTGACGCGCGACGGCCAAGCCTTCTACCTGGCCAGCTTCCTGTTCCTGCCGCGCGCCGATGGCGTGTCCTTGCAGCTGGGCGCGCTGCAAGGCTTGCGCTCCGAGGCGGGCAAGCTGGCCGTCAAGGAAGCCACGCGGGCGCTGCACGGTTGCCGCCCGAAAAACCTGATGGTGACGGCCCTGCGCGATTTCGGTGATTTTTTTGCCTGTAATAACTTGTTTTTGATCAGCAATGACAACCGCATCGCCCTGAATGCGCGGCGCCGGCGCCATATCGCCGCCGATTACGACCTGGCATGGCAGGAATTGCATGCCTTGCGCATGCGTGACGGCAATTATCACCTGCCCTGCACACCTTACCGGGCGCCAGACCTGGCCGACGTGCCGTCAAAGAAACGGGCCGATGCGCGCCGGCGCGGCGAATTGCTGCAATGCATGTCCGCCGACATGCGGGCGCAGCTGGCGGGCTTGCTGGAAGCGCCGATGACTGAAAATTGA